In a genomic window of Niallia taxi:
- a CDS encoding MFS transporter produces the protein MQKPIKEQKMVLIILLSNLFIVFLGIGLIIPVMPSFMNMMHITGSTMGYLVAVFAFAQLIVSPFAGRWVDSIGRKKMIVFGLVIFGISELIFGLGTNVSVLYISRILGGVSAAFIMPAVTAYVADITTIQDRSKAMGYVSAAISTGFIIGPGAGGFIADFGIRVPFFFAAVIAFLAAFSSVFILKEPLSKSELAELAANTQKSNFFKDLKKSTQPIYLIAFIIVFVLAFGLSAYETVFSLFSDHKFGFTPKDIATIITISSIFAVIVQILWFGKLVNKLGEKAVIQLCLIIGAVLAFVSTVMSGFIAVLLVTCFIFLAFDLLRPALTTFLSKTAGKQQGFVAGMNSTYTSLGTIFGPALGGILFDININFPFLFAGVVMIVGLGLTMIWKEKADGVVYDVSNNTD, from the coding sequence ATGCAAAAACCAATTAAGGAACAAAAAATGGTATTAATCATTTTATTAAGTAATCTTTTCATCGTATTTTTAGGAATTGGTCTAATCATTCCAGTTATGCCATCATTCATGAATATGATGCATATAACAGGAAGTACGATGGGCTATCTTGTTGCTGTATTTGCTTTTGCCCAGTTGATTGTGTCTCCGTTTGCAGGCAGATGGGTAGATAGTATTGGCAGAAAGAAGATGATTGTTTTTGGTTTAGTGATATTTGGAATCTCAGAGTTAATTTTCGGTCTGGGAACCAATGTTTCCGTATTATATATATCAAGGATACTAGGCGGAGTCAGTGCTGCCTTCATTATGCCTGCTGTAACGGCATATGTAGCCGATATTACGACAATCCAAGATAGATCAAAAGCGATGGGCTATGTTTCTGCCGCTATCAGCACTGGGTTTATCATTGGACCAGGAGCGGGTGGCTTTATCGCTGATTTTGGAATTCGCGTGCCGTTTTTCTTCGCAGCAGTGATTGCCTTTTTAGCAGCGTTCAGCTCTGTCTTTATCTTAAAAGAGCCATTATCTAAAAGTGAGCTTGCTGAACTTGCCGCAAATACACAGAAGTCTAATTTCTTTAAAGACTTGAAGAAATCGACACAACCGATTTATTTAATTGCTTTTATTATTGTCTTTGTCCTAGCATTTGGTTTATCAGCCTATGAAACAGTATTCAGCTTGTTTTCTGATCATAAGTTTGGCTTTACACCGAAGGATATCGCCACAATAATTACAATCAGCTCGATATTTGCTGTTATTGTCCAAATTCTTTGGTTCGGTAAATTGGTAAATAAGCTGGGAGAGAAAGCAGTCATCCAGCTTTGCTTAATCATCGGTGCTGTTTTAGCATTTGTATCAACGGTAATGTCTGGATTTATCGCTGTTTTACTTGTCACCTGCTTTATCTTCCTAGCCTTTGATTTGCTGCGACCAGCATTGACGACATTTCTGTCAAAAACTGCCGGGAAACAACAAGGCTTCGTGGCAGGAATGAATTCAACCTACACAAGTTTAGGGACAATTTTTGGACCAGCACTTGGCGGAATATTATTTGATATAAATATCAATTTTCCATTCCTGTTTGCAGGTGTTGTGATGATTGTTGGCTTGGGTCTTACGATGATATGGAAAGAGAAAGCTGATGGCGTAGTTTACGACGTTTCGAATAATACTGATTAA
- the cysT gene encoding sulfate ABC transporter permease subunit CysT, whose product MRKETKQRKGKKSNVLPGFGLSLGYTMLYISILVILPLFMIFFNTTKMGWSDFWDTVLDPRVVASYKLSFGASFTAALINVVFGVLLAWVLVRYPFPGKRIVDGLVDLPFALPTAVAGIALTTLYAPNGWIGSLLGFKVAFTPIGVTIALTFIGLPFVVRMVQPVLQNLEREVEEASSSLGASRLQTFTRVIFPELLPSILAGFTLAFARSLGEYGSVVFIAGNMPMKTEITPLLIITKLEQYDYTGATAIASVMLFVSFLLLFFINLLQWWTNRNMTAN is encoded by the coding sequence ATGAGGAAAGAAACGAAGCAAAGGAAAGGGAAAAAAAGTAATGTTCTTCCTGGTTTTGGCCTTTCATTAGGATATACGATGCTATACATAAGCATCCTTGTTATTTTGCCATTGTTTATGATATTTTTTAACACTACAAAAATGGGCTGGAGTGACTTTTGGGATACTGTCCTTGATCCACGCGTCGTTGCTTCTTATAAATTAAGCTTCGGAGCATCATTTACAGCAGCACTAATCAATGTTGTATTCGGTGTTCTCCTTGCATGGGTGCTTGTTCGGTATCCATTTCCGGGGAAAAGAATTGTGGACGGTCTTGTTGATTTACCTTTCGCTCTACCAACAGCGGTTGCTGGGATTGCTTTAACGACTTTGTATGCACCAAATGGATGGATTGGAAGTTTGCTAGGCTTTAAAGTGGCCTTTACGCCTATTGGTGTAACGATTGCATTGACATTCATCGGCTTGCCTTTTGTAGTGAGAATGGTTCAGCCGGTTCTGCAAAATCTTGAGCGGGAAGTAGAGGAAGCATCTTCGAGTCTTGGGGCTTCTAGACTGCAAACCTTTACAAGAGTCATCTTTCCAGAGCTGCTTCCCTCCATTCTTGCTGGTTTCACGTTAGCATTCGCCAGATCTTTAGGAGAATATGGATCAGTTGTTTTTATAGCAGGCAATATGCCGATGAAAACGGAGATAACCCCATTGCTGATTATTACAAAGCTAGAACAATACGACTATACGGGGGCGACGGCAATTGCTTCTGTAATGTTGTTTGTTTCCTTTCTCTTACTTTTCTTTATAAACCTTTTACAGTGGTGGACAAACAGGAATATGACAGCAAATTAA
- a CDS encoding ROK family transcriptional regulator, with the protein MENNITFKDIKKSNYSSIYHLIYHHEKLSKQEVANQLNLSLPTVTQNLVRLENEGLIEKSGQFESSVGRRAAAYAICPQARVSIGVEIEKKTVQIVAIDLRGHAVQQEKLVMKYAEEEHYYKSLSQAVQAFISNLELKKEQVLGIGFAVQGLTSNNGQNITYGKILISTGLNIDVFAQYLSYPCSFLHDAKCAATTELWVRDDIGDAVYLSIGPHLGGAIIINGQIYMGKEGHSGTVEHMTVNAEGPACYCGKRGCMETYSSVNALLKEEESLPFFFEKVRSNVPSYTNRWDAFLEYLAISINNIHLVLNRDFILGGHLSPYLTEEDIDTLHEKVNGKTAFPSNEAFIFISRSAANGVPMGAAIPFIQTFLNKI; encoded by the coding sequence ATGGAAAATAACATCACATTTAAAGATATAAAAAAAAGTAATTACTCCTCGATCTATCATCTAATCTATCATCATGAAAAGCTTTCCAAACAAGAAGTAGCGAATCAGCTTAATCTAAGCTTGCCAACAGTTACCCAAAACCTTGTTCGCTTAGAAAATGAGGGACTAATAGAAAAAAGCGGGCAATTTGAATCCTCTGTAGGAAGGCGGGCTGCTGCATATGCGATTTGTCCGCAAGCAAGAGTCAGCATTGGTGTTGAAATTGAAAAGAAAACGGTGCAAATAGTGGCGATTGATTTGCGTGGACATGCTGTTCAGCAGGAGAAATTAGTGATGAAGTATGCAGAAGAGGAGCATTATTATAAAAGCTTAAGTCAAGCAGTTCAAGCCTTTATTTCGAATCTTGAACTAAAGAAAGAACAGGTACTTGGGATAGGCTTTGCTGTACAGGGGTTAACATCAAACAACGGACAAAATATTACGTATGGAAAAATATTAATTTCAACCGGATTGAATATTGACGTATTTGCACAATATCTTTCATATCCTTGTAGTTTTTTGCATGATGCTAAATGTGCTGCAACGACCGAGCTATGGGTAAGAGATGATATTGGCGATGCTGTCTATTTGTCAATTGGTCCCCATCTTGGTGGAGCGATAATTATTAATGGTCAAATTTACATGGGAAAAGAAGGGCATAGTGGCACAGTTGAGCATATGACAGTGAATGCTGAGGGTCCTGCCTGCTACTGCGGGAAAAGGGGATGCATGGAAACATATAGCTCTGTTAATGCATTGCTGAAAGAGGAGGAATCATTACCATTCTTCTTTGAAAAAGTTCGTTCAAATGTCCCTTCCTATACAAATAGGTGGGATGCCTTTTTAGAGTATTTAGCCATTTCCATAAACAATATTCACCTTGTCCTCAATAGAGATTTTATATTAGGAGGACATTTATCGCCTTACTTAACGGAAGAGGATATAGATACTCTACATGAAAAAGTAAATGGAAAAACAGCATTCCCAAGCAATGAAGCATTTATTTTTATAAGTCGTTCTGCCGCAAATGGTGTACCTATGGGTGCAGCTATTCCATTCATACAGACATTTTTGAACAAAATTTAG
- a CDS encoding FGGY-family carbohydrate kinase: protein MNYLLGTDIGTSGTKTILMDTDGNLIAQDLQEYDVLTPKPLWAEQWPSVWLDAAKASIKNTVLKSGIPPENIRGIAVSGLYGGSGIPLDENMEPVRPCMIWMDRRAEKEANWVLESIGKEKLLEVTHNGADPYYGYTKILWMKNNEPENWRKTKLFLPPNDYVIYKLTGEVVIDYSSAGNIGGIFDMNNRAWSKEMMAAMDIPFSMMPEKIVESTDIVGGLTIEAAAELGLTAGMPVIASGIDCGAATIGLGVFDSGIYAAAIGTSMCAALISDKPVQGKDLIVWPYLYDAKRLSYYFAGGATAGAIVKWFRQTLCQFELEAEKAGGKNAYDVLNEQAANIPAGSDGLVVLPYFMGERSPIWDSDAKGTIVGLSLAHTKAHMYRAFLEAVAFSLRDAIEATGEYLGEYILLAGGVTKSKLWRQIFADVTGYPIVCPIHDVEANMGDVMLAGIGTGLLSYDDVKKWQVLDDKIMPNQENHRKYNDYYKVYKSIYQNLKTDMKTLTSISVR from the coding sequence ATGAACTACTTACTCGGCACAGACATTGGCACATCTGGCACAAAAACAATACTAATGGACACAGATGGCAATCTAATTGCTCAAGATCTGCAGGAATACGATGTGTTAACACCAAAGCCTTTGTGGGCAGAGCAATGGCCATCTGTTTGGCTTGATGCGGCGAAAGCATCTATTAAAAACACTGTATTAAAATCGGGAATCCCCCCTGAGAATATACGTGGGATTGCTGTCAGCGGCCTTTACGGTGGCTCTGGCATCCCATTGGATGAGAATATGGAGCCTGTCAGACCTTGTATGATTTGGATGGACCGCAGAGCAGAAAAAGAAGCAAATTGGGTTCTAGAATCTATTGGAAAAGAGAAACTGCTTGAGGTTACCCATAATGGGGCAGATCCTTACTATGGATATACGAAAATATTGTGGATGAAAAATAATGAGCCGGAAAACTGGCGCAAAACGAAGCTCTTCCTACCGCCAAATGATTATGTCATTTATAAACTAACTGGCGAAGTTGTCATTGATTATTCCTCTGCAGGAAATATTGGTGGAATTTTCGATATGAATAATCGGGCTTGGTCAAAGGAAATGATGGCTGCAATGGATATTCCTTTCTCCATGATGCCTGAAAAAATCGTCGAATCAACAGATATTGTCGGGGGATTAACGATAGAAGCGGCAGCCGAATTAGGACTGACTGCAGGTATGCCTGTTATTGCAAGTGGAATTGACTGCGGTGCAGCAACTATCGGACTTGGTGTTTTCGATTCAGGGATTTATGCAGCAGCAATTGGTACCTCGATGTGTGCAGCTTTAATTTCTGATAAACCTGTGCAAGGAAAAGACTTAATTGTCTGGCCATATTTATATGATGCTAAACGTCTCTCCTACTATTTTGCAGGAGGTGCGACTGCAGGTGCGATTGTAAAATGGTTCCGGCAAACCTTATGTCAATTTGAATTGGAAGCAGAAAAAGCCGGCGGCAAAAATGCTTATGATGTATTAAATGAACAGGCGGCTAACATTCCGGCAGGAAGTGATGGCTTGGTTGTACTCCCCTACTTTATGGGGGAAAGAAGTCCGATTTGGGATTCTGATGCAAAAGGCACCATTGTCGGACTTTCGCTGGCACATACGAAGGCACATATGTATCGAGCCTTTTTGGAAGCGGTTGCCTTCAGCTTAAGAGATGCAATTGAAGCAACTGGAGAATATTTAGGTGAATATATTCTCCTTGCCGGCGGTGTTACAAAGTCGAAGCTTTGGAGACAAATTTTCGCAGACGTTACCGGATATCCAATCGTTTGCCCTATCCATGATGTAGAAGCAAATATGGGGGATGTCATGCTCGCTGGTATTGGCACAGGCCTTCTTTCTTATGACGATGTCAAAAAGTGGCAGGTATTAGATGATAAAATTATGCCTAATCAAGAAAATCATCGTAAATATAATGACTATTACAAGGTATATAAATCAATCTATCAAAACTTAAAGACAGATATGAAAACACTAACAAGCATTTCAGTACGCTGA
- a CDS encoding SDR family oxidoreductase — MGIIEKMRLDGKKIFVTGGARGIGKSVATAFAEAGADIAIVDLDIDEATKTAKELEENNGIKSIAIKADVTNPKDVSAMIDTVLENFGRLDVAFCNAGICLNIPAEEMTFDQWKKVIDINLTGVFLTAQAAGKVMLKQGGGSIINTASMSGHIVNVPQPQASYNASKAGVIQLTKSLAVEWATRNVRVNCISPGYIGTELTLNSPSLKPLIEQWNEMAPLKRMGRPEELQSICVYLAGDTSSFTTGSDFVIDGAFTAI, encoded by the coding sequence ATGGGTATTATTGAAAAAATGCGTTTAGACGGGAAAAAAATCTTTGTAACTGGTGGTGCAAGAGGTATTGGTAAAAGCGTTGCGACTGCCTTCGCTGAAGCTGGAGCAGATATTGCCATTGTTGATTTAGATATCGACGAAGCTACAAAAACTGCGAAGGAATTGGAAGAAAATAATGGCATTAAGTCGATTGCCATTAAAGCAGATGTTACTAACCCAAAAGATGTAAGCGCTATGATTGATACTGTGTTGGAAAATTTCGGCCGGTTGGATGTTGCTTTTTGTAATGCGGGAATCTGCTTGAATATACCTGCAGAGGAAATGACTTTTGACCAATGGAAGAAAGTCATTGATATTAATCTCACAGGTGTTTTCCTAACAGCTCAAGCTGCTGGAAAGGTTATGTTAAAACAAGGCGGCGGCTCTATTATTAACACTGCTTCCATGTCAGGACATATTGTAAATGTACCGCAGCCACAGGCCTCCTATAATGCTTCAAAAGCAGGTGTCATACAGCTGACGAAATCACTTGCAGTTGAATGGGCAACAAGAAATGTTCGTGTTAACTGTATCAGCCCAGGATACATCGGAACAGAGCTTACTTTAAACTCACCAAGCTTAAAGCCACTCATTGAACAATGGAATGAAATGGCACCGCTTAAGCGTATGGGCAGACCTGAGGAACTTCAATCCATTTGTGTATATCTCGCAGGAGACACAAGCAGCTTTACGACTGGATCAGACTTTGTCATTGATGGAGCTTTCACTGCGATTTAA
- a CDS encoding AraC family transcriptional regulator, which produces MTVQTTNQLSELGKLVERFTKEEGLNKTAVPSLFFIRESQVTEPIHAVFKPSICIILQGEKEVLLAQDRFQYGPQDYIVSSVHLPVVGQVIKASKDAPYLAFKLEFTPREIFGLISDSNSQFERKKNMNRAMYISKADHPLLDAATRLGQLLEKPEHIQVLAPLYKKEILYMVLQGPHGAILRQMAIEGSQTYRISEVIDHIKLNYVSALRIEDLADKANMSVATLHRYFKQVTAMSPIQFQKNLRLQEARRRLLAESTDAAEVAFQVGYESPSQFSREYSRMFGLPPKEDIKQLRANPVQSKNA; this is translated from the coding sequence ATGACAGTGCAAACGACAAATCAATTGAGTGAATTAGGCAAGCTTGTAGAGCGGTTTACAAAAGAAGAAGGCTTAAATAAAACAGCTGTGCCATCCTTGTTTTTTATTCGGGAATCACAGGTAACAGAGCCAATACATGCAGTCTTTAAGCCATCGATTTGTATTATTCTTCAAGGTGAAAAAGAGGTCCTGCTTGCTCAGGATCGCTTTCAGTATGGACCACAGGATTATATTGTTTCATCTGTTCATTTACCTGTTGTTGGGCAAGTAATCAAGGCATCTAAAGATGCTCCTTATTTAGCCTTTAAGCTTGAGTTCACACCGAGAGAGATATTTGGCTTGATAAGCGATTCTAACAGCCAATTCGAAAGAAAGAAGAATATGAATAGAGCCATGTATATTAGCAAGGCAGATCATCCTCTGTTAGATGCGGCAACAAGGCTTGGCCAATTGCTGGAAAAGCCAGAGCATATACAAGTGCTTGCGCCATTATACAAAAAAGAAATCCTGTATATGGTCTTACAAGGTCCGCATGGAGCCATTCTGCGGCAAATGGCGATAGAAGGCAGCCAAACATATCGAATTAGTGAAGTGATTGACCATATTAAGCTTAATTATGTCAGTGCCTTACGCATAGAAGATCTTGCAGATAAGGCAAACATGAGTGTGGCAACACTTCATCGTTATTTTAAACAAGTGACAGCAATGAGTCCGATACAATTTCAAAAGAACTTAAGGCTGCAGGAGGCAAGGCGCAGATTACTCGCCGAATCTACCGATGCAGCCGAAGTAGCATTTCAAGTTGGATATGAAAGCCCCTCCCAATTCAGCCGTGAGTATTCGAGGATGTTTGGACTTCCGCCAAAAGAAGATATAAAGCAGTTAAGAGCGAATCCTGTCCAAAGTAAAAATGCATAA
- the cysW gene encoding sulfate ABC transporter permease subunit CysW, translated as MAGNVPLQPNTAPASQKKTAASEPVWVRTILITISLVFLGLFLVLPLITIFIQAFDQGVKVYLAAITDPEAMSAIKLTLLVIVIAVPLNAIFGVAAAWAVSKFQFRGKNLLITIIDLPFAVSPVIAGLVFVLLFSTHGLFGEWLYAHDIKIIFAVPGIVLATIFVTLPFVARELIPLMQAQGTSEEEASLTLGANGWKTFWYVTIPNIKWGLLYGIILCNARAIGEFGAVSVVSGHIRGLTNTMPLHIEILYGEYQFAAAFAVATLMSILAIITLIIKSVLEWKTKKQFSN; from the coding sequence TTGGCAGGAAATGTACCATTACAACCAAATACAGCACCAGCATCGCAAAAGAAAACGGCTGCCTCAGAGCCGGTGTGGGTGCGAACTATTTTAATCACCATATCACTTGTTTTTTTAGGATTATTTTTAGTTCTTCCATTAATCACTATTTTCATACAAGCATTTGATCAGGGTGTGAAGGTCTATCTTGCTGCAATCACGGACCCTGAAGCAATGTCTGCAATTAAGCTGACATTATTAGTTATTGTAATAGCAGTCCCTTTAAATGCCATTTTTGGCGTTGCTGCAGCATGGGCTGTTTCCAAGTTCCAGTTTAGAGGGAAAAACTTGCTGATTACCATTATCGACCTACCGTTTGCAGTGTCACCGGTTATTGCTGGTTTAGTGTTTGTTCTGCTGTTCAGTACACACGGCTTGTTTGGGGAATGGCTCTATGCTCACGACATTAAAATAATCTTTGCTGTTCCGGGAATTGTTCTTGCAACCATTTTTGTAACATTACCATTTGTAGCAAGGGAATTGATTCCATTAATGCAAGCGCAAGGAACATCAGAAGAAGAAGCTTCTCTGACATTAGGTGCAAATGGCTGGAAAACCTTTTGGTATGTGACCATTCCGAATATAAAATGGGGCTTGTTATATGGAATTATCCTGTGTAATGCAAGAGCCATTGGCGAGTTTGGCGCAGTATCCGTTGTGTCAGGACATATCAGGGGCTTAACAAATACAATGCCTCTTCATATCGAAATTTTATATGGGGAGTATCAATTTGCAGCAGCCTTTGCAGTTGCCACATTAATGTCTATTTTAGCCATTATTACACTGATTATAAAAAGTGTGCTGGAGTGGAAAACAAAAAAACAGTTCAGCAATTAA
- a CDS encoding class I SAM-dependent methyltransferase — MDNNTKFNGKAKVYAAFRPDYPEQLLNDLCTECGLSINSTVADIGAGTGILTKQLLDLGLTVFAVEPNEDMRQAAIKLLKDYKGITLVNGAAENTTLPQHSVDLVTAAQSFHWFNEDEFHKESQRILKKDGKVSIIANERVNEASVNLEIADVYRRYCPNFNGFSNGLNGSQEIYDSFFNRNYHEIVYDYPLKYNKATFIGRHLSSSFSLQEGDKQYPLLVEALAALFDKYGENGLLSIPNLTKCRYGVVQAK; from the coding sequence ATGGATAATAATACGAAGTTCAATGGAAAGGCGAAGGTGTATGCAGCATTCCGACCAGACTATCCAGAACAGCTGTTGAATGATTTATGCACAGAGTGTGGGCTAAGTATAAATTCAACAGTAGCTGATATTGGGGCAGGAACCGGAATCCTAACAAAACAGCTTTTAGATTTAGGGCTAACCGTGTTTGCTGTTGAACCAAATGAAGACATGCGGCAAGCTGCGATAAAATTACTAAAAGACTACAAAGGCATTACTTTAGTAAATGGAGCGGCAGAAAACACGACGTTACCGCAACATAGTGTTGATCTAGTTACAGCGGCTCAAAGTTTTCATTGGTTTAATGAAGACGAATTTCATAAAGAAAGTCAAAGAATACTTAAAAAGGATGGGAAAGTCTCTATAATTGCAAATGAACGGGTGAATGAAGCGTCAGTGAACTTGGAAATTGCTGATGTATACAGACGTTATTGTCCAAATTTTAACGGGTTTTCAAATGGATTGAATGGTTCACAGGAGATTTATGACTCCTTCTTTAATAGAAATTACCATGAAATAGTGTATGATTATCCGCTAAAGTACAATAAAGCAACTTTTATTGGCAGACATTTATCATCATCATTTTCCTTACAGGAAGGGGATAAGCAGTACCCTCTGCTTGTTGAAGCGTTAGCAGCTTTATTTGACAAGTATGGCGAAAACGGACTGTTATCAATACCTAATTTAACAAAATGCAGATACGGCGTAGTTCAGGCAAAATAA
- a CDS encoding HPr family phosphocarrier protein, with protein sequence MRFNIIAVTGFARPTCLLINTASLFQSSIHLEYKGRSVSLKNSPTSIMDVMSLEIKPGTTFKIWADGVDEHQAIKSIEKALIETWRIS encoded by the coding sequence ATGCGATTCAACATTATTGCCGTCACAGGATTTGCCCGGCCCACATGCTTATTAATTAACACAGCTTCCTTGTTCCAATCCAGCATCCATTTAGAATATAAAGGCCGGTCTGTTAGTCTCAAAAATTCGCCAACATCGATTATGGACGTCATGTCTTTGGAAATTAAACCTGGCACAACCTTTAAGATTTGGGCAGATGGTGTAGATGAACATCAAGCAATAAAGTCAATTGAAAAAGCTCTCATAGAGACTTGGAGAATTTCTTGA
- a CDS encoding sulfate ABC transporter substrate-binding protein — MKRKKKSFFKATALILAAFVTLAGCSSSESSGESSDSKKVELLNVSYDPTRELYEEYNKAFADYWKEKTGQEVTVQQSHGGSGKQARAVIDGIEADVVTLALAGDIDAIVKERGIISEDWQSKLENNSTPYTSTIVFLVRKGNPKNIQDWNDLIKDDVSVITPNPKTSGGARWNYLAAWAYADKQFNGDETKIKDFVKKLYSNVEVLDSGARDSTNTFVQREIGDVLIAWENEAYLAINELGKENFEIVSPSLSILAEPPVAVVDDIAKKKGTTEVATEYLKYLYSETGQEIAAKNYYRPRDKDVLAKYADQFEDIDLVTVDDDFGGWTKAQETHFADGGTFDEIYVPSN; from the coding sequence ATGAAGAGAAAAAAGAAATCATTTTTTAAAGCAACTGCACTAATATTGGCCGCTTTTGTAACCCTTGCTGGGTGCAGCAGTTCGGAAAGCAGCGGGGAAAGTTCTGATTCCAAAAAAGTAGAATTATTGAATGTTTCCTATGATCCAACGAGAGAGCTGTATGAAGAATATAACAAAGCGTTTGCAGATTATTGGAAAGAGAAAACAGGGCAGGAGGTAACCGTTCAGCAGTCACATGGCGGATCAGGAAAACAAGCACGAGCTGTCATTGATGGGATTGAAGCAGATGTCGTGACATTGGCTCTAGCTGGAGATATTGATGCGATTGTGAAGGAAAGAGGAATCATTTCAGAGGATTGGCAATCGAAGCTGGAGAACAATTCCACTCCATACACTTCGACTATCGTATTTTTAGTAAGAAAGGGCAATCCAAAGAATATTCAAGACTGGAATGACTTAATAAAGGACGATGTTTCGGTCATTACTCCAAATCCAAAAACATCAGGCGGTGCTCGGTGGAATTACCTTGCAGCTTGGGCTTATGCCGACAAACAATTTAATGGAGACGAAACTAAAATTAAAGATTTTGTGAAAAAGCTATATTCAAATGTAGAGGTTCTTGATTCAGGGGCACGGGATTCTACTAACACATTTGTACAACGGGAGATTGGTGATGTATTAATTGCTTGGGAGAACGAAGCGTACTTAGCGATAAATGAATTAGGGAAAGAAAACTTTGAAATTGTCAGCCCATCCTTGAGTATATTAGCAGAGCCACCAGTTGCTGTAGTTGACGATATTGCTAAGAAAAAGGGAACAACAGAAGTTGCTACAGAGTACTTAAAATATTTATACAGTGAAACAGGACAAGAAATTGCAGCGAAGAACTACTATCGTCCTCGTGATAAAGATGTACTGGCAAAATATGCTGACCAATTCGAAGATATTGATTTAGTGACAGTCGATGATGATTTTGGCGGCTGGACAAAAGCTCAGGAAACACATTTTGCTGATGGAGGAACATTCGACGAAATTTACGTTCCATCAAACTAA
- a CDS encoding sulfate/molybdate ABC transporter ATP-binding protein, with amino-acid sequence MSIVINNVSKSFGSFQALQDIDLEIQTGELVALLGPSGSGKTSLLRIIAGLEYADEGSIYFGSDEITDISTKDRKVGFVFQHYALFRHMNVFDNIAYGLKVRPKNTRPGKKEIEKKVNELLQLVKLEELAKRYPAQLSGGQKQRVALARALAVEPKVLLLDEPFGALDAKVRKDLRRWLRNLHDEFNITSIFVTHDQEEALDVADRIVVMNDGRVEQIGSPEEVYEHPKNPFVYDFLGNVNLFHGRLENGKLSQGKAQFPVPGVQHEQDQKAVGYVRPHDITITKEESGQDSIKATITHIHVVGPIVHIELKRIDNDEFLEAEITKELYRTLGLQTNNNVYVKPSQLKVFFPDDYSI; translated from the coding sequence ATGAGTATTGTCATAAATAATGTTTCAAAATCATTTGGCTCTTTTCAAGCATTACAGGATATAGATTTGGAAATCCAAACAGGAGAGCTTGTCGCGTTATTAGGGCCGTCCGGATCTGGAAAGACGTCACTGTTAAGAATTATTGCAGGTTTAGAATATGCCGATGAAGGCTCGATCTATTTTGGCAGTGATGAAATAACAGATATAAGTACAAAAGACAGGAAGGTAGGCTTTGTTTTTCAGCATTATGCATTGTTTCGCCATATGAATGTGTTTGATAACATTGCCTATGGTTTGAAGGTAAGACCGAAAAACACAAGACCAGGTAAAAAGGAAATAGAAAAAAAAGTGAATGAGCTCCTTCAGCTAGTGAAATTGGAAGAATTGGCAAAACGCTATCCTGCTCAGCTGTCAGGTGGGCAAAAGCAGCGTGTAGCTCTTGCCCGTGCTTTGGCTGTAGAACCGAAAGTATTGCTTTTGGATGAACCGTTCGGAGCGCTAGATGCAAAGGTCAGGAAGGATTTAAGACGCTGGTTAAGAAATCTTCATGATGAATTTAATATCACGAGCATTTTCGTTACACATGACCAAGAGGAAGCGCTTGATGTCGCGGATAGAATTGTCGTGATGAATGATGGGAGGGTGGAACAAATCGGATCACCTGAGGAGGTGTATGAGCACCCGAAAAACCCTTTTGTGTATGATTTCCTTGGAAATGTTAATTTGTTTCATGGCAGACTTGAAAACGGAAAGCTAAGTCAAGGTAAAGCTCAGTTTCCAGTTCCAGGAGTGCAGCATGAACAGGACCAGAAAGCAGTTGGGTATGTCCGCCCACATGATATAACAATAACAAAAGAGGAAAGTGGTCAGGATTCTATCAAGGCAACGATTACACATATTCACGTCGTTGGTCCTATTGTTCATATTGAGTTGAAAAGAATTGATAATGACGAGTTTTTAGAAGCAGAAATAACAAAGGAGCTTTATCGTACACTTGGCTTACAAACTAATAATAATGTATATGTTAAACCAAGTCAGCTGAAGGTGTTTTTTCCTGACGATTACTCTATATGA